The following are from one region of the Amycolatopsis sp. QT-25 genome:
- a CDS encoding TIGR03564 family F420-dependent LLM class oxidoreductase, which yields MRTGILLDEIGVPFGDVVTQAKEAARLGYDSIWLAQRGGWDALTALTALSTAAPGLALGTSVVPTYSRHPISLAAQALTLQAATEVPVSLGVGLSHRPIIEGQYGYSFDRPVRHLREYLQALDPLLRHEKADVHGETLTAVGTVEAPGAEPPSVLVGAMSPLSLKVTGAHSDGVASTWAGPRSLAEYIVPTLTKAASDAGRAAPRIVTGQLISVTDDPDGPRNWVAETYGMAAKIPAYQAIFTRDRVDGPGGTVIAGDEEFVRARIRELEEAGATELILMPVGTPEEQARTRALLAS from the coding sequence ATGCGGACCGGAATCCTCCTCGACGAAATCGGTGTCCCTTTCGGCGACGTCGTCACGCAAGCGAAAGAAGCCGCGCGGCTCGGCTACGATTCGATCTGGCTCGCGCAACGAGGCGGCTGGGACGCGCTCACCGCGTTGACGGCGCTGAGCACGGCCGCCCCCGGTCTCGCGCTGGGCACCTCGGTGGTCCCCACCTACTCACGGCATCCGATTTCCTTGGCAGCACAGGCTTTGACGCTGCAAGCCGCCACCGAAGTGCCGGTCTCGCTCGGTGTCGGGCTGAGCCACCGGCCGATCATCGAAGGCCAGTACGGCTATTCCTTCGACCGTCCGGTCCGGCATCTTCGCGAGTACCTGCAGGCACTCGACCCGTTGCTGCGGCACGAAAAAGCCGACGTGCACGGCGAAACGCTGACCGCCGTCGGCACCGTCGAGGCACCCGGCGCCGAGCCACCGTCGGTCCTCGTCGGCGCGATGAGCCCGCTGTCGCTGAAGGTCACCGGCGCCCACTCCGACGGCGTGGCGTCGACCTGGGCCGGACCGCGCTCGCTGGCGGAGTACATCGTCCCGACGCTGACGAAAGCGGCGTCGGACGCCGGGCGCGCAGCACCGCGCATCGTCACCGGGCAGCTGATCTCCGTCACCGACGACCCCGACGGGCCACGGAACTGGGTTGCCGAGACCTACGGCATGGCGGCGAAGATCCCGGCGTACCAAGCGATCTTCACCCGGGACCGGGTCGACGGTCCCGGCGGAACAGTGATCGCCGGCGACGAGGAGTTCGTCCGGGCACGGATCCGTGAACTCGAAGAGGCCGGTGCGACGGAACTGATCCTGATGCCGGTCGGAACGCCCGAAGAGCAAGCGCGGACCCGGGCGCTTCTCGCCTCGTGA
- a CDS encoding TetR/AcrR family transcriptional regulator: MTEDRQKRAERILDAAAELLLRHGYRRVTVEDVAEHADVGKGTLYLHWKTREQLFLAVMLREAAQSIENLAQAIEDEPELTLLHRMTRTQFLNVVRRPLLHAPYLADSGVLGKLAAKLHDSQDPRHHEAFLDYLKLQAEHGLIRTDLKVEDLATAYQAVLHGFLLASAADPEAAADLLADTVAHAFQPTATPPAAKVRAAAPGAIALFRATAEIDRANLRRAY, from the coding sequence GTGACCGAGGACAGGCAGAAACGCGCGGAACGCATTCTCGACGCGGCCGCGGAGCTGCTCCTGCGCCACGGTTACCGCCGGGTGACCGTGGAAGACGTCGCCGAGCACGCCGACGTAGGCAAGGGAACCCTTTACCTGCACTGGAAAACACGCGAACAGCTGTTCCTCGCGGTGATGCTGCGCGAAGCGGCGCAATCCATTGAAAACCTGGCGCAGGCGATCGAAGACGAGCCGGAGCTCACGTTGCTGCACCGGATGACCCGCACCCAATTCCTCAACGTCGTGCGCAGGCCCCTGCTCCACGCCCCGTACCTCGCCGACTCCGGCGTGCTGGGCAAGCTCGCGGCGAAGCTCCACGACAGCCAGGATCCCCGGCACCACGAGGCGTTTCTGGACTACCTGAAACTGCAAGCCGAGCACGGCCTGATCCGCACCGACCTCAAGGTCGAAGACCTGGCGACGGCGTATCAGGCCGTCCTGCACGGTTTCCTGCTCGCCTCGGCCGCGGATCCCGAGGCCGCCGCCGACCTGCTGGCCGACACCGTCGCCCATGCCTTCCAGCCGACGGCCACTCCGCCCGCCGCGAAGGTGCGCGCGGCGGCACCGGGCGCCATCGCCCTCTTCCGCGCGACCGCGGAAATCGACCGCGCCAACCTCCGGCGCGCTTACTGA
- a CDS encoding SsgA family sporulation/cell division regulator, which produces MRNDHVTLRSTAVFDLLAPRTPAVPVKVELRYDTRDPYAVVAAFRTGRAGWVEWVYARDLLADGLLADAGDGDVRIRPSVEDPESVLIELNSPSGHAMFEASAQELADFLDRTYDVVLPGNEHLWVDVDDALTHLIPNDMA; this is translated from the coding sequence ATGCGCAACGATCACGTGACTCTCCGCTCGACGGCGGTGTTCGACCTCCTGGCGCCGCGGACGCCCGCGGTCCCCGTCAAGGTGGAACTGCGATACGACACTCGCGACCCGTACGCGGTCGTGGCCGCCTTCCGCACCGGCCGGGCCGGCTGGGTCGAGTGGGTCTACGCACGCGACCTCCTCGCGGACGGCCTCCTGGCCGACGCGGGCGACGGCGACGTACGCATCCGCCCCTCCGTCGAAGACCCCGAGTCCGTCCTCATCGAACTGAACTCGCCCTCCGGACACGCCATGTTCGAGGCGTCCGCTCAGGAACTGGCCGACTTCCTCGACCGGACCTACGACGTCGTGCTCCCGGGCAACGAGCACCTGTGGGTGGACGTCGACGACGCCCTGACCCACCTGATCCCCAACGATATGGCCTGA
- a CDS encoding sugar transferase gives MEESVRPSSTVNGTPQHIDLQSIPPAPRRGAGAAAAVDTTSARPPYAAWESRYRAWVVGSDVFTAFVLIVMSAFLIDRSDPHDMHALGTAAAFLFGLSVCRAWSPRVLGEGAEEYRTLGRGLVTTAVLVALGGLLFGALAVQPWVFIVVPMISVFMFLQRYALRQVLHRRRRLGECLLPVLAAGSPDTVADLIARTKADPHVGWRVEAVCTYSGAGAERGSGEVGGVPVVGKLDDLAGHVRRGGYRVVAVTADQHWNPKRLQRLAWDLEGTSAEMVVAPVLMEVAGPRLNVSGVLGMPLLRVTAPMFTGGRRLVKEALDRFGSALLLTLVSPLLLVIAVAIKLDDRGPVIYRQRRVGRDGHTFTMLKFRTMVTNADKLKQDLQAGNEGAGPLFKMRKDPRITRVGGLLRRYSLDELPQLFNVVGGRMSLVGPRPPLPEETAKYAPDARRRLLVKPGLTGLWQVSGRSDLSWAESIRLDLRYVEDWSLALDLVILWKTFRAVVQGRGAY, from the coding sequence ATGGAAGAGTCGGTGCGGCCGTCGTCCACCGTCAACGGGACGCCGCAGCACATCGACCTTCAGTCGATCCCGCCCGCCCCTCGGCGAGGTGCGGGCGCTGCCGCCGCTGTCGACACCACGTCGGCGCGGCCGCCGTACGCGGCTTGGGAATCGCGCTACCGCGCCTGGGTCGTCGGTAGTGACGTTTTCACCGCCTTCGTGCTCATCGTGATGAGTGCCTTCTTGATCGATCGATCGGATCCGCACGACATGCACGCGCTCGGTACCGCCGCGGCGTTCCTTTTCGGATTGTCGGTCTGTCGCGCCTGGAGCCCGCGCGTGCTGGGCGAAGGCGCGGAGGAGTATCGGACGCTCGGCCGGGGCCTGGTGACCACGGCGGTCCTCGTCGCGCTGGGCGGCCTGCTCTTCGGTGCGCTCGCCGTGCAGCCCTGGGTCTTCATCGTCGTCCCGATGATCTCGGTCTTCATGTTCCTGCAGCGGTACGCGTTGAGACAGGTGCTGCACCGGCGCAGACGGCTCGGTGAATGCCTGCTGCCGGTGCTCGCGGCGGGAAGCCCCGACACGGTCGCCGATCTGATCGCCCGCACCAAGGCCGATCCGCATGTCGGCTGGCGGGTCGAAGCCGTCTGCACGTACTCCGGTGCCGGCGCGGAGCGGGGGAGTGGCGAGGTGGGGGGTGTCCCGGTCGTCGGGAAGCTCGACGACCTCGCGGGCCATGTCCGCCGCGGCGGCTACCGGGTGGTCGCCGTGACCGCCGATCAGCACTGGAACCCGAAACGCCTGCAGCGGCTCGCCTGGGACCTCGAAGGGACGTCCGCCGAGATGGTGGTCGCGCCGGTGCTGATGGAGGTCGCCGGTCCCCGGTTGAACGTCTCCGGTGTGCTCGGGATGCCCCTGCTGCGGGTCACCGCGCCGATGTTCACCGGCGGCCGCCGCCTGGTCAAGGAAGCGCTCGACCGGTTCGGCTCCGCCCTGCTCCTCACCCTGGTTTCCCCGCTGCTGCTGGTCATCGCGGTCGCGATCAAACTCGACGATCGCGGGCCGGTGATCTATCGGCAGCGGCGCGTCGGCCGCGACGGCCACACCTTCACCATGCTGAAGTTCCGCACGATGGTCACGAACGCGGACAAGCTCAAACAGGACCTCCAGGCGGGCAACGAAGGCGCGGGCCCACTGTTCAAGATGCGCAAGGATCCGCGGATCACGCGGGTCGGCGGCCTGCTTCGCCGGTACTCGCTCGACGAACTACCGCAGTTGTTCAACGTCGTGGGCGGGCGGATGTCCCTCGTCGGCCCACGGCCGCCGCTCCCGGAAGAGACCGCGAAGTACGCCCCCGACGCGCGCCGCCGGCTCCTGGTCAAACCGGGGCTGACCGGGCTCTGGCAGGTCAGTGGCCGCAGCGACCTCAGCTGGGCCGAGAGCATCCGGCTGGATCTGCGGTACGTCGAGGACTGGTCTCTCGCCCTCGACCTGGTGATCCTCTGGAAGACTTTCCGTGCCGTCGTGCAGGGGCGAGGAGCCTACTGA
- a CDS encoding VOC family protein, which translates to MNNFYHLCFVVRDIQSATEDLTRTLGVTWSPVRGGKLGDWEYSIVFSVEGPPFFEVIQGAAGSPWDATAGARFDHIGYWSRDVMTDKQRLQARGAPIEFDSCPYGRSFTYHRLDSIGARVELVDIAAQDGFLATWAPEGTTMPVLDLDDPTTDL; encoded by the coding sequence GTGAACAACTTCTACCACCTGTGCTTCGTGGTCCGGGACATCCAGAGCGCGACCGAGGACCTCACGCGCACCCTGGGGGTGACCTGGAGTCCGGTCCGTGGCGGCAAGCTCGGGGACTGGGAGTACAGCATCGTCTTCTCCGTCGAGGGGCCACCGTTCTTCGAAGTGATCCAAGGCGCCGCCGGCAGTCCCTGGGACGCGACCGCCGGGGCTCGCTTCGACCACATCGGCTACTGGTCCAGGGACGTCATGACGGACAAACAGCGCCTGCAGGCGCGGGGCGCACCGATCGAGTTCGACTCCTGCCCCTACGGTCGGTCCTTCACCTACCACCGCCTCGACAGCATCGGAGCACGAGTTGAACTGGTCGACATCGCGGCACAAGACGGATTTCTCGCCACCTGGGCCCCGGAGGGGACGACGATGCCGGTACTTGACCTCGACGACCCGACCACCGACCTGTGA